The proteins below come from a single Marinobacter bohaiensis genomic window:
- a CDS encoding class I adenylate cyclase: protein MSLANAIQLDFDDGIDRKTLKRLCERFLRINAARRLRAREALASRQQVVLDLLPLIFHLNHPSLPGYLDQHCPFGLAHYAPGDDELAAAQRLARTFRMRSAGRRRPDIQALFVMGSPGTLGHSVASDLDVWLCHRPDLDAAGIRSLEQKAEAVSRWADSLGLELHVFVFAAEDFRQGRQRVEVNGENCGSAQHYLLLDEFYRTGIHLGGCYPLWWLIPAEREADYDRLADQLRDFRFIRADQYIDFGAVPEVPEAEFLGAGVWQLYKGIDSPWKSLLKLLLIECYARDRDGGLLSLAFKAQVYAGTTDPDALDPYLMLYQRLDRWLIGLEAPERLRLVRQSLYLKTGVPLSRLEQRSATWQSALLQTLVEQWGWDRKQVRNLDDRQLWRAGDVQVLRRQIVSELTHSYRFLSRLARTHAVKAAIRPQDMGLLGRKLYAAFQRKAGKVELINPNLAPSLAEENLSFHHQSTQVEGRAPGQGWLLYRDLENPLDAVWQPVIRRASSLVELLVWSHCNGLLTRATRLNLRAGDSALDLGGLRGMIEDLQANLPVPDAPATREALLQDSRPLSILLFVNVAVDPQAPLTERGLHKLSGRHDSLGFSGGRENLVLTLDQVMLNSWHEVSVHRYEVGDTLIQCLKNILAARVAAPGQPPQLTVCCHDAGHGPSIQRRLQTLFEDVQQTFFAGRRGPHPLRYVIEIERRYFVLQFHNGEPGFVALASRAELLSHLQRPQSAYLPILVDRHALEDDPALALVCRASQPDNIQVFFQVGEERAWVWVVDEHGSLSHWQQPFTSRRHLLAPVMRFLSNVSERRQLRRALADAAGDLEVTCSEVLQRAGQWVLERRFGATDELPLDGFELHAVGVQEGDQPVRFDIFCEEQEFSVLEYGDQLIPAVAHYVRSRRRDGSDYPIYLTDLNLPHDLDPQMYQHDLQTSQYLEYRMALERDLNRALGQGMRRALISR, encoded by the coding sequence GTGAGCCTTGCTAACGCCATCCAGCTGGATTTCGACGACGGCATCGACCGCAAGACGCTCAAACGGCTGTGTGAACGTTTCCTCCGGATCAACGCCGCCCGGCGGTTGCGGGCGCGGGAGGCGCTGGCATCGAGGCAGCAGGTGGTGCTCGACCTCCTGCCGCTGATCTTCCATCTCAACCATCCATCCCTGCCCGGTTACCTGGACCAGCACTGCCCCTTCGGCCTGGCCCATTACGCGCCCGGCGACGACGAACTCGCGGCCGCCCAGCGGCTCGCGCGCACCTTCCGCATGCGTTCGGCGGGCCGGCGGCGGCCGGATATCCAGGCCCTGTTCGTGATGGGCAGCCCCGGCACCCTGGGTCATTCGGTGGCCAGCGACCTGGACGTGTGGCTGTGCCACCGCCCGGACCTCGACGCGGCCGGCATCCGCAGCCTGGAACAGAAAGCCGAAGCGGTCTCGCGCTGGGCGGACAGCCTGGGACTGGAATTGCACGTGTTCGTGTTCGCCGCCGAGGATTTCCGCCAGGGCCGCCAGCGGGTTGAGGTCAACGGCGAAAACTGCGGCAGTGCCCAGCACTATCTGCTGTTGGACGAGTTCTACCGCACCGGCATCCACCTGGGAGGCTGCTACCCGCTGTGGTGGCTGATTCCGGCCGAGCGGGAGGCGGACTACGACCGGCTGGCGGACCAGTTGCGTGACTTCCGCTTCATCCGTGCCGATCAGTACATCGACTTCGGCGCGGTGCCGGAGGTACCGGAGGCCGAATTCCTGGGGGCCGGCGTGTGGCAGTTGTACAAGGGCATCGATTCACCCTGGAAGTCCCTGCTCAAACTGCTGCTGATCGAATGTTACGCCCGGGACCGGGACGGGGGGCTGCTGTCACTGGCGTTCAAGGCGCAGGTCTACGCCGGCACCACGGACCCGGACGCGCTCGATCCCTATCTGATGCTGTACCAGCGCCTGGACCGCTGGCTGATCGGGCTGGAGGCGCCGGAGCGGCTGCGCCTGGTGCGCCAGAGCCTCTACCTCAAGACCGGCGTGCCCCTGTCGCGCCTGGAGCAGCGCAGCGCGACCTGGCAGTCGGCGCTGTTACAGACGCTGGTGGAACAGTGGGGCTGGGATCGCAAACAGGTGCGCAACCTGGACGATCGCCAGCTGTGGCGCGCCGGGGATGTGCAGGTGCTGCGTCGCCAGATCGTCTCCGAACTGACCCACAGCTACCGTTTCCTGTCGCGGCTGGCGCGCACCCACGCGGTGAAGGCGGCGATTCGCCCGCAGGATATGGGGCTGCTGGGGCGCAAACTCTACGCCGCGTTCCAGCGCAAGGCGGGCAAGGTGGAGCTGATCAATCCCAACCTGGCGCCGAGCCTGGCGGAAGAGAATCTGTCCTTCCATCACCAGTCGACCCAGGTCGAGGGGCGCGCGCCGGGGCAGGGCTGGCTGCTCTACCGCGATCTGGAAAACCCGTTGGATGCGGTCTGGCAACCGGTGATCCGGCGTGCCTCCAGCCTGGTGGAGCTGCTGGTCTGGAGTCACTGCAACGGTCTGCTGACCCGCGCCACCCGCCTGAATCTGCGTGCCGGCGACAGTGCCCTGGATCTGGGCGGGCTGCGCGGCATGATCGAGGATCTGCAGGCGAACCTGCCGGTGCCCGACGCGCCGGCTACGCGCGAAGCCCTGCTGCAGGACAGCCGGCCGCTCAGCATCCTGCTGTTCGTCAATGTCGCGGTGGACCCGCAGGCGCCGTTGACCGAGCGTGGCTTGCACAAGTTGAGCGGGCGTCACGACTCCCTCGGCTTCAGCGGCGGCCGCGAAAACCTGGTGCTCACCCTGGATCAGGTGATGCTCAACAGCTGGCACGAAGTCAGCGTGCACCGTTACGAGGTGGGCGACACCCTGATCCAGTGCCTGAAGAACATCCTGGCGGCGCGGGTGGCGGCACCCGGTCAGCCGCCGCAACTGACCGTCTGCTGTCACGATGCCGGCCACGGGCCTTCCATCCAGCGGCGCCTGCAGACCCTGTTCGAAGACGTCCAGCAGACCTTCTTCGCCGGCCGGCGCGGCCCCCACCCGCTGCGCTACGTGATCGAGATCGAGCGGCGCTACTTCGTGCTGCAGTTCCACAACGGCGAGCCCGGATTCGTGGCGCTGGCGTCCCGCGCCGAGCTGTTGAGTCATCTGCAGCGGCCCCAGTCGGCGTATTTGCCGATCCTGGTGGACCGTCACGCGCTGGAGGACGACCCGGCCCTGGCGCTGGTGTGCCGGGCCAGCCAGCCGGACAACATCCAGGTGTTCTTCCAGGTGGGCGAGGAACGCGCCTGGGTCTGGGTGGTGGACGAACACGGTTCCCTGAGCCACTGGCAGCAGCCGTTCACCAGCCGGCGCCACCTGTTGGCCCCGGTGATGCGGTTCCTGTCCAACGTGTCGGAGCGGCGCCAGCTGCGGCGAGCCCTGGCCGATGCCGCCGGCGATCTGGAAGTGACCTGCTCCGAGGTGCTGCAACGGGCCGGGCAGTGGGTGCTCGAACGCCGTTTCGGCGCCACCGACGAGCTGCCGCTGGACGGCTTCGAGTTGCATGCTGTGGGTGTCCAGGAAGGCGACCAGCCGGTGCGTTTCGATATTTTCTGCGAGGAGCAGGAGTTCAGCGTGCTGGAGTACGGCGACCAACTGATTCCCGCGGTGGCCCATTACGTCCGATCCCGGCGCCGCGACGGCAGCGATTACCCGATCTACCTGACCGACCTGAACCTGCCCCACGACCTGGATCCGCAGATGTACCAGCACGATCTGCAGACCAGTCAGTACCTGGAATACCGCATGGCGCTGGAGCGTGACCTGAACCGGGCGCTGGGCCAGGGCATGCGGCGCGCGCTGATCTCGCGATAG
- a CDS encoding sensor histidine kinase has product MLPARPRIEGNPTLPNADFFVPDLCRVRAVFLLLLTSELIVLLLSILHARSGLIDWHYFGLVSLFVQWTVLTSAALVCSLRGWLKRFSTAKVVIIITAVVMLDVLTFTLIADRILLVEAQALPAHLIARNLLAALIITLMVLRYFYLQHQWRQQKQAEMQSRMTALQARIHPHFLFNSMNTIASLIASRPTQAEDAVLDLSELFRASLRTQDRLITLGEELTLCQRYLAIEQLRLGERLSVDWDLDGDLASQAIPPLTLQPLVENAIYHGIQPRPEGGEIRIHTYRKRHFVYVEVHNPERPYNADQAGHRGNRVALANIRARLETVFDGEALLKHSVHAGRYTVTLRLPWRTIATDGDNSQ; this is encoded by the coding sequence ATGCTCCCCGCCAGACCCAGAATCGAGGGCAACCCCACGCTGCCCAACGCGGATTTCTTTGTGCCCGACCTGTGCCGGGTGCGGGCGGTTTTCCTGTTGCTGCTGACCAGTGAGCTGATCGTCCTGCTGCTGTCGATCCTGCACGCCCGCAGCGGCCTGATCGACTGGCACTATTTCGGCCTGGTGTCCCTGTTCGTACAGTGGACCGTGCTCACCAGCGCCGCCCTGGTATGCAGCCTGCGCGGCTGGCTGAAACGGTTCTCCACGGCAAAGGTGGTGATCATCATTACCGCCGTGGTGATGCTCGACGTCCTCACCTTCACCCTGATCGCCGATCGTATCCTGCTGGTCGAGGCCCAGGCCCTGCCGGCCCACCTGATCGCCCGCAATCTGCTGGCGGCGCTGATCATCACGCTGATGGTGCTGCGTTACTTCTACCTGCAGCACCAGTGGCGCCAGCAGAAGCAGGCGGAGATGCAGTCGCGCATGACCGCCCTGCAGGCCCGCATCCACCCCCACTTCCTGTTCAACAGCATGAACACCATCGCCAGCCTGATCGCCAGCCGCCCGACCCAGGCCGAGGACGCCGTGCTGGACCTGTCGGAACTGTTCCGCGCCAGCCTGCGCACCCAGGACCGGCTGATCACCCTGGGCGAGGAGCTGACCCTGTGCCAGCGCTACCTCGCCATCGAGCAGTTGCGCCTGGGCGAGCGACTCAGCGTCGACTGGGATCTCGATGGCGATCTGGCCAGCCAGGCGATCCCGCCGCTGACCCTGCAGCCGCTGGTGGAGAACGCCATCTACCATGGCATCCAGCCGCGCCCGGAAGGCGGCGAGATCCGCATCCACACCTATCGCAAGCGGCACTTTGTCTACGTCGAGGTGCATAATCCAGAGCGCCCCTACAACGCCGACCAGGCGGGGCATCGCGGCAACCGGGTGGCGCTGGCCAACATCCGCGCACGGCTGGAAACGGTGTTCGACGGCGAGGCCCTGCTCAAGCACAGCGTCCATGCCGGGCGCTACACGGTGACCCTGCGCCTGCCCTGGCGTACCATAGCCACGGATGGCGATAACTCGCAGTAA
- the argH gene encoding argininosuccinate lyase: protein MTDQNTSSEKPWGGRFSEPTDAFVERFTASVAFDQRLYHHDITGSIAHATMLAKVGVLTDDERDQIIDGLKAVKAEIEAGEFQWSVSLEDVHMNVEKALTDRIGITGKKLHTGRSRNDQVATDIRLYLRDEIDVIHEELVRLRQGLLDLAEREADTIMPGFTHLQTAQPVTFGHHLLAWYEMLARDTERLLDCRKRVNIMPLGAAALAGTTYPIDRAYTAELLGFERPTENSLDSVSDRDFAIEFGSFAALLMTHLSRFSEELVLWTSAQFDFIDLPDRFCTGSSIMPQKKNPDVPELVRGKTGRVNGHLISLLTLMKGQPLAYNKDNQEDKEPLFDTVDTVKGCLKAYADMVPAIEAKADNMRVAAKRGFSTATDLADYLVKKGVAFRDAHEIVGKAVAFGIAEERDLSDMTLEELAQFSDVIGQDVFDVLTLEGSVQARDHLGGTAPKQVRAAVARARKAMGI from the coding sequence ATGACTGACCAGAACACGTCCTCCGAAAAGCCCTGGGGCGGTCGCTTCAGTGAGCCCACCGATGCCTTCGTGGAGCGCTTTACCGCCTCCGTGGCGTTCGATCAGCGCCTCTATCATCATGATATTACGGGGTCCATTGCCCACGCCACCATGCTGGCGAAAGTGGGGGTGCTGACCGACGACGAGCGCGACCAGATCATCGACGGGCTCAAGGCGGTCAAGGCCGAGATCGAGGCGGGCGAGTTCCAGTGGTCGGTGAGTCTGGAAGACGTGCACATGAACGTCGAGAAGGCCCTGACCGATCGGATCGGCATCACCGGCAAGAAACTCCACACCGGCCGCAGCCGCAACGACCAGGTGGCCACCGACATCCGCCTCTACCTGCGCGACGAGATCGATGTGATCCACGAAGAGCTGGTGCGCCTGCGTCAGGGCCTGCTGGACCTGGCCGAGCGTGAGGCCGATACCATCATGCCGGGCTTCACCCACCTGCAGACCGCCCAGCCGGTCACCTTCGGCCATCACCTGCTGGCCTGGTACGAAATGCTGGCGCGGGACACCGAGCGTCTGCTGGACTGCCGCAAGCGCGTCAACATCATGCCCCTGGGCGCCGCGGCCCTGGCCGGAACGACCTATCCGATCGACCGGGCCTATACGGCCGAACTGCTGGGCTTCGAGCGGCCGACCGAGAACTCCCTGGACTCGGTCAGCGACCGCGACTTCGCCATCGAGTTCGGCAGCTTCGCCGCGCTGCTGATGACGCACCTGTCCCGCTTCAGCGAGGAGCTGGTGCTGTGGACCTCCGCCCAGTTCGATTTCATCGACCTGCCGGACCGTTTCTGCACCGGCTCGTCGATCATGCCGCAGAAGAAGAACCCGGACGTGCCCGAGCTGGTGCGCGGCAAGACCGGCCGGGTCAACGGTCACCTGATCAGCCTGCTGACCCTGATGAAAGGTCAGCCGCTGGCCTACAACAAGGACAACCAGGAAGACAAGGAGCCGCTGTTCGATACGGTCGACACGGTCAAGGGCTGCCTCAAGGCCTACGCGGACATGGTTCCGGCCATTGAAGCCAAGGCCGACAACATGCGCGTTGCCGCCAAGCGCGGTTTCTCCACCGCCACCGATCTGGCCGATTACCTGGTCAAGAAGGGCGTGGCCTTCCGCGATGCCCACGAGATCGTTGGCAAGGCCGTGGCGTTCGGCATCGCCGAGGAACGCGACCTGTCGGACATGACCCTGGAGGAGCTGGCCCAGTTCTCCGACGTGATCGGCCAGGACGTGTTCGATGTGCTGACCCTGGAAGGCTCGGTCCAGGCCCGCGATCACCTGGGCGGCACCGCGCCGAAGCAGGTGCGTGCGGCCGTGGCGCGTGCGCGCAAGGCGATGGGTATATAG
- a CDS encoding EAL domain-containing protein → MKDFLVSRLRRDGTACPTQQTRLQVNDDGLIVQADGQAEAVLGYSARQLRNTPLARLAASREDNPLAPAHRDRLRRAESTPVTLRHGDGYFFTARIALRPKGPVTPAVSSARVQPWGTAPLDPHLVQVTEETGQLGLWYLDAASDAVHWSDGLYRLLELRPGCDISIEHALFYCQQFQPRVQALFRRCLRHARPFSLELTLLTANQRLRPVRLSGRPILTGDRVTAVAGTLVDLSERLHQRAARTEVEQILHGMMDATDDLVLALGPTLNILACNRPWLDQFERTFGDRPQVGDSLCEVLAAHPNERRLNQRLWEKALQRKTFTVEMPLAQQERDLPVYEIRFRRLLDTRGQVLGAVQIARDISHRLRTRDHLNYLSQHDPMTGLLNRRELLRRLQRAIDQDGASGGHALFFLDLDHVTRFNDRAGAGACDRYLRELATMLGSRVRQRDALARVSADKFALLLDRCPEAEARRVANTLTGHIGAFVFDWEGERLQTTASGGLVPFGGGYGPDQAETLLALAADLCQTAKDAGRDRIHVYRDPGHALLESEAQARLEDLKRCVREDRIALMFQRMRPVSQVTWGDHVEILARLELGDEQGFWLPNDFLPVAERFDLVRDIDRRVIHKTLDWLRRHPLLEPRLKLCSFNLSLASLLDEEFATFLEDELSRLNLPPGRFCFEIREGDATQYPDEAAVFCDTLHKLGCQVALDGAGASVESFSLAARLPVDLIKLDHGLMRELAADPVQQVMVEALHRIAETAGKKTVAPFIEDDDTLRQVRRLGIHFGQGFRLSGPQPLAELAPVPVELSTGTIGAN, encoded by the coding sequence GTGAAGGATTTTCTCGTCAGTCGGCTGCGCCGGGATGGGACGGCGTGCCCGACGCAGCAGACCCGATTGCAGGTGAATGACGACGGCCTGATCGTGCAGGCCGACGGCCAGGCGGAAGCCGTGCTCGGCTATTCGGCCCGGCAACTGCGCAACACCCCCCTGGCCCGGCTGGCCGCGTCCCGCGAGGACAACCCGCTGGCCCCCGCTCACCGCGACCGCCTCCGGCGCGCCGAGTCGACGCCGGTGACCCTGCGCCATGGCGACGGCTATTTCTTCACCGCCCGCATCGCCCTCCGTCCAAAGGGCCCGGTCACGCCCGCGGTCAGCAGCGCCCGCGTCCAGCCCTGGGGAACCGCGCCGCTGGATCCCCATCTGGTCCAGGTCACCGAAGAAACGGGGCAACTGGGCCTGTGGTACCTGGACGCCGCCAGCGACGCCGTGCACTGGTCCGACGGCCTCTACCGCCTGCTGGAACTGCGTCCGGGTTGCGATATTTCGATCGAACACGCCCTGTTCTATTGCCAGCAGTTCCAGCCCCGCGTACAGGCCCTGTTTCGCCGCTGCCTGCGTCACGCCCGCCCTTTCAGCCTTGAGCTGACCCTCCTCACGGCCAACCAACGTCTGCGGCCGGTCCGCCTCAGTGGGCGGCCCATCCTGACCGGCGACCGGGTTACGGCCGTGGCCGGCACCCTGGTGGACCTGTCCGAGCGCCTGCACCAGCGCGCTGCGCGTACCGAGGTGGAACAGATCCTCCATGGCATGATGGACGCCACCGATGACCTCGTCCTGGCGCTGGGACCGACGCTGAACATCCTCGCCTGCAACCGCCCTTGGCTGGACCAGTTCGAACGAACCTTCGGCGATCGCCCCCAGGTGGGCGACAGCCTGTGCGAGGTTCTGGCGGCCCACCCCAACGAACGCCGCCTGAACCAGCGCCTCTGGGAGAAAGCGCTGCAACGCAAGACCTTTACGGTGGAGATGCCGCTGGCCCAGCAGGAACGTGACCTGCCGGTCTACGAGATCCGCTTCCGACGCCTGCTGGATACTCGCGGCCAGGTGCTGGGCGCGGTGCAGATCGCCCGGGACATCAGCCACCGGCTGCGCACCCGCGACCACCTCAACTACCTGAGCCAGCACGATCCCATGACCGGCCTGCTCAACCGCCGCGAACTGCTGCGCCGGCTGCAGCGGGCCATCGACCAGGACGGCGCCAGCGGCGGCCACGCCCTGTTTTTCCTCGACCTGGACCACGTCACGCGCTTCAACGATCGCGCCGGGGCCGGCGCCTGCGACCGTTACCTGCGGGAACTGGCCACCATGCTGGGCTCCCGCGTTCGCCAGCGCGACGCCCTGGCGCGGGTCTCCGCCGACAAGTTCGCCCTGCTGCTGGACCGTTGCCCGGAAGCCGAGGCGCGCCGGGTGGCCAATACCCTCACCGGCCACATCGGCGCGTTCGTGTTCGACTGGGAAGGCGAGCGTCTGCAGACCACCGCCAGCGGCGGGTTGGTCCCCTTTGGCGGCGGCTACGGCCCGGATCAGGCGGAAACGCTGCTGGCGCTGGCCGCCGACCTGTGCCAGACCGCCAAGGACGCCGGCCGGGACCGCATCCACGTGTACCGCGATCCGGGCCACGCACTGCTGGAGAGCGAGGCCCAGGCGCGGCTGGAGGATCTCAAACGCTGCGTGCGGGAGGATCGCATTGCCCTGATGTTCCAACGGATGCGGCCGGTCAGCCAGGTCACCTGGGGCGACCACGTGGAAATCCTGGCCCGGCTGGAACTCGGCGACGAACAGGGATTCTGGCTGCCCAACGATTTCCTGCCGGTGGCGGAGCGCTTCGACCTGGTGCGCGACATCGACCGGCGGGTGATTCACAAGACGCTCGACTGGCTGCGCCGGCACCCGTTGCTGGAGCCGCGCCTGAAGCTGTGCAGCTTCAACCTGTCGCTGGCGAGCCTGCTGGACGAGGAATTTGCCACCTTCCTGGAGGATGAGCTGTCACGCCTGAACCTGCCGCCCGGGCGCTTCTGTTTCGAGATCCGGGAAGGCGACGCCACCCAGTACCCCGACGAAGCCGCGGTCTTCTGCGACACCCTGCACAAGCTGGGCTGTCAGGTGGCTTTGGACGGTGCCGGCGCGTCGGTGGAAAGCTTCAGCCTCGCGGCGCGGCTACCGGTGGACCTGATCAAGCTCGATCACGGGTTGATGCGGGAACTGGCGGCGGACCCGGTGCAGCAGGTGATGGTGGAAGCCCTGCACCGGATCGCGGAAACCGCCGGCAAGAAAACCGTCGCTCCGTTCATCGAGGACGACGACACCCTGCGCCAGGTACGGCGCCTGGGCATCCATTTCGGACAGGGCTTCCGCCTTTCGGGACCGCAGCCGCTGGCCGAACTGGCGCCGGTGCCAGTGGAGCTGAGCACCGGCACGATCGGGGCAAACTAG
- a CDS encoding LytR/AlgR family response regulator transcription factor, whose amino-acid sequence MTQHVLIADDEPLARERLQRLVKELPTYAVCGEASDGDEVLARIAECEPDILLLDIRMPGLDGLAVAEQVNALASPPAIIFCTAYDQYAINAFEVQAVAYLLKPVRRENLADALARAGRVNRVQLQALQATAEQHPGQLAVRTHRGTELIDIGGIRYCQADQKCVTLHHGRGETVTDYTLKELEQTYPDSLLRIHRNTLVGRRHIAAMKRTPDGQHLIQLNDSEQRLPVSRRHASSVREALLGK is encoded by the coding sequence ATGACGCAACACGTACTCATTGCCGACGATGAGCCGCTGGCCCGGGAACGGCTGCAGCGGCTTGTCAAAGAACTGCCCACCTATGCCGTGTGTGGCGAAGCCAGCGACGGTGACGAGGTACTGGCGCGGATCGCCGAGTGCGAACCGGATATCCTGCTGCTCGACATCCGCATGCCGGGGCTCGACGGCCTGGCCGTGGCCGAGCAGGTCAATGCCCTGGCCAGCCCGCCGGCCATCATCTTCTGCACCGCCTACGACCAGTACGCCATCAACGCCTTCGAGGTGCAGGCGGTGGCCTACCTGCTCAAACCGGTACGCCGCGAGAACCTGGCCGACGCGCTGGCCCGGGCGGGACGGGTCAACCGGGTCCAGCTCCAGGCACTGCAGGCCACCGCCGAGCAACACCCGGGACAACTCGCCGTGCGCACCCACCGCGGCACCGAGCTGATCGACATTGGCGGCATCCGCTACTGCCAGGCCGACCAGAAATGCGTCACCCTGCACCATGGCCGCGGCGAGACCGTGACCGACTACACCTTGAAAGAGCTGGAACAGACCTACCCCGACAGCCTGCTGCGCATCCATCGCAACACCCTAGTGGGGCGACGCCACATCGCCGCCATGAAACGCACCCCGGACGGCCAGCACCTGATCCAGCTCAACGACTCCGAGCAGCGCCTGCCGGTCAGCCGCCGGCACGCCAGTTCCGTTCGCGAGGCCCTGCTGGGCAAGTGA